Genomic DNA from Clostridium sp. BJN0013:
TTACGTCCACCTTTTAAGCCAAAGGAAACGACACCACAGGAACCATTTGGCAGATATTTCTGTGCAATCTTATGGTATTTGTCGCCTGGAAGACCGCAGTAATTAACGTAGGCAACCTTTGGATGATTTTGAAGGAATTCTGCAATAGCCTGTCCATTTTCACAATGACGGGGCATACGGACATGAAGGCTTTCAAGTCCTAGATTTAAGATGAATGCATGTTGTGGGGATTGAATAGAACCAAAGTCACGCATCAGTTGAGCAGTACATTTGGTAATGAAAGCTCCTTCCTTGCCAAATTTTTGGGCATAGGTAATACCATGATAACTGTCATCTGGTGTACAAAGCCCCGGGAATTTATCAGCATGAGCCATCCAATCAAAATTTCCAGAGTCTACAATGACTCCTCCCACAGCGGCACCATGTCCATCCATGTATTTTGTAGTAGAATGGGTAACAATGTCAGCACCCCATTCAAAAGGGCGACAATTAATAGGTGTTGCAAAAGTATTATCTACGATAAGTGGAACACCATGTGCATGGGCGGCATTTGCAAATTTTTCGATATCCAGTACGGTAAGGGCAGGATTGGCAATCGTTTCACCAAAAACTGCCTTTGTATTAGGCTGGAAGGCAGCATTTAATTCTTCTTCTGTACAATCAGGAGAAACAAATGTGGTGGTAATACCCATTTTTGACATGGTTACAGAAATTAGGTTGAAAGTACCTCCATAAATGCTGGAGGAAGCAACAATATGGTCTCCACAGTTACAAATATTAAACAGGGCAAAGAAATTGGCAGCTTGTCCTGAAGAGGTCAACATTGCAGCAGTGCCTCCTTCCATATCGGCAATTTTGGCAGCAACATAGTCATTTGTCGGATTCTGCAGTCTGCTGTAAAAATAGCCAGTAGCTTCAAGGTCAAATAGTTTTCCCATATCTTCACTGGTATTGTATTTGAAAGTTGTACTTTGGATAATGGGAACTTGACGTGATTCCCCATTTCCAGGTCTATAACCAGCTTGTACGCATTTTGTGTTTATCTTATAATTTTTCATCTCATTATGTCCTTTCTGAAAATAATAATATAATCATTATAATTTTAATATTGTGTTAATTCAAGAGAAAAATCCATAGGTCAATGTAGTTATTAGTATCAGAAATTGCTTTTATAATTAGTGTACATGTTGCAGGGGTGATGGTATTATATTTATAACATTAACATTAAGATGAATTAAAAGAAGGTGAGAAATGTTATGACACTGCAGCAGCTAAAGTATGCAATAGAAATTGCCAATTGTGGTTCTTTTAACGAAGCTGCAAAGCGACTTTTTATATCCCAGCCTAGTCTTTCTAAAGCTATAAAGGAGTTGGAGATAGAACTTGGAATTGATATTTTTGAAAGAACCAACAGAGGAATTAGTATATCTATAGATGGAGCGGAATTTTTAGGATATGCCCGTCAAATTATAGAGCAGACAGAAGTATTGGAGAATAGATATCATGGGGAAAGATTTAAAGCCTTGCATTTTTCCATTTCAACCCAGCACTATGCTTTTGTGGTGGATGCCTTTATAAAACTTATGAAAAATAATTATAATTCAAAATATGAATTTACCTTAAAAGAAACTAAAACTTATGAGATTATTGAAGATGTAAAAACATTGAAAAGCGACATAGGTATATTGTATACAAATGATTTAAATTCAAAGGTTATGAATAAACTTTTTAGTGACAGTAATATTAAATTTACACCCTTATTTAATGTAACACCCCATATTTTTGTGGGTAAGAATCATCCCTTGCTGAATAAAAAAGTTGTCACAATGGAGGATTTGAGTCCTTTCCCATTTATATCCTTCGATCAGGGAGAAAAAAATTCATTGAATTTTTCAGAGGAAATTTTGAATTTTTCTAGTACAAATAAAAGTATTACAGTTAATGACAGGGCAACATTATCTAATCTATTGACAGGCAGTAATGGATATACTGTAGGAACAGGAGTGTTAGTGTCTAACTTTAATGGAGATAAAATTCAATCCATTCCCATTGAAAGTGATCAGATAGTTACAATTGGGTGGATTGCCCATAAAAATATAAGGCTGAGTGAAATTGCAACCAAGTATATAGAAATCTTAAATTATGATATTGCAACTAAATATTTGGAATTTAATTATTGTTTGCTATAGCAAAAAGGAGGAAGTTATGATTAATCAAGTTATAGGAAGAAAAAGAGACATTCCCCCATATAGATATGATATTGTAGGAAGTTTTTTGCGTCCAGAAGAAATAAGATTGGCCCGCAGGCAGTATGAAAGAAAGGAAATTTCAAAGGAAGAACTTAAAGCAGTGGAAGATATAGAAATTGCAAAGCTTGTAAAAAAGCAAAAAGAAATAGGACTGAGAGCTGTTACTGATGGGGAGTTTAGACGGGCCTGGTGGCATTTGGATTTTTTCTTGGGAGTTAAAGGAACTGAAAAGATTAAAATAAATCAGAGCAGTAATTATTATAACAAACTTATGAAAGCCGAAACATTTCGCGTTATTGACAATATAAAGTTTGAAGATCATCCTATGATTGAGCACTTTAAATATTTAAAATGCATTACAGAAGGTTGCATTCCTAAATTTTCAATACCTTCTCCTGCACTTTTTCATTTTGTAGAAAGTTATAATTCAAATAGATTTTATAAAGATAATGAAAGATTTCTCAGTGATATTATTGAGGTGTATAAACATGCCATAAAAGCCTTTTATGATGCTGGATGTAGATATCTTCAGCTGGATGATACTACCTGGGGTACATTATGCAGTGAAGTTCATAGAAGGCGGTATATGAAATTAGGTGTAGATCCAGATAAACTGGCAAAGGATTATGTACGATTGATTAATGAATCAATTTCATGCCATCCTAAGGATATGACAATTGCACTTCACATATGTAGAGGTAATTTTCATTCTATGTGGTTTGCAGCTGGTGGATATGAACCTGTTTCCAAAGAACTTTTTTCAAATGCCAAAGTAGATGCCTTTTTCCTCGAATATGATAATGAACGATCAGGTGATTTTTCTCCATTAAGGTTTATTAAAGATCAAATAGTAGTATTAGGACTTGTTACTACGAAACATGGAGGTCTTGAAAGTAAAAAGGAATTAAAAACTCGTATCTTTGAAGCCTGCAAGTACATAAATATAGATAGACTTTGTTTAAGTACACAGTGTGGTTTTGCATCTACAGAAGAGGGCAACCTTCTTACTGAAGAAGAACAGTGGAATAAAATAAAACTTGTAAAGGAAATTGCAGAGGAAGTTTGGAAATAGTAAAATAATCAATTATTATAGAGATTTATTTTGTTATAATAAATGTAGAGAGGAAGTTTAAAATGAATATTACAATTAGGACAGTAAATATAAATGATTTAGATTCAGTGGCAAAAGTGGAGGCAA
This window encodes:
- a CDS encoding O-acetylhomoserine aminocarboxypropyltransferase/cysteine synthase family protein, with protein sequence MKNYKINTKCVQAGYRPGNGESRQVPIIQSTTFKYNTSEDMGKLFDLEATGYFYSRLQNPTNDYVAAKIADMEGGTAAMLTSSGQAANFFALFNICNCGDHIVASSSIYGGTFNLISVTMSKMGITTTFVSPDCTEEELNAAFQPNTKAVFGETIANPALTVLDIEKFANAAHAHGVPLIVDNTFATPINCRPFEWGADIVTHSTTKYMDGHGAAVGGVIVDSGNFDWMAHADKFPGLCTPDDSYHGITYAQKFGKEGAFITKCTAQLMRDFGSIQSPQHAFILNLGLESLHVRMPRHCENGQAIAEFLQNHPKVAYVNYCGLPGDKYHKIAQKYLPNGSCGVVSFGLKGGRKEAEIFMKNLKLVAIETHVADARSCCLNPATSTHRQMNDEELREAGVPAELIRISCGIEDKEDLISDISQSLDCIE
- a CDS encoding 5-methyltetrahydropteroyltriglutamate--homocysteine S-methyltransferase; protein product: MINQVIGRKRDIPPYRYDIVGSFLRPEEIRLARRQYERKEISKEELKAVEDIEIAKLVKKQKEIGLRAVTDGEFRRAWWHLDFFLGVKGTEKIKINQSSNYYNKLMKAETFRVIDNIKFEDHPMIEHFKYLKCITEGCIPKFSIPSPALFHFVESYNSNRFYKDNERFLSDIIEVYKHAIKAFYDAGCRYLQLDDTTWGTLCSEVHRRRYMKLGVDPDKLAKDYVRLINESISCHPKDMTIALHICRGNFHSMWFAAGGYEPVSKELFSNAKVDAFFLEYDNERSGDFSPLRFIKDQIVVLGLVTTKHGGLESKKELKTRIFEACKYINIDRLCLSTQCGFASTEEGNLLTEEEQWNKIKLVKEIAEEVWK
- a CDS encoding LysR family transcriptional regulator; translation: MTLQQLKYAIEIANCGSFNEAAKRLFISQPSLSKAIKELEIELGIDIFERTNRGISISIDGAEFLGYARQIIEQTEVLENRYHGERFKALHFSISTQHYAFVVDAFIKLMKNNYNSKYEFTLKETKTYEIIEDVKTLKSDIGILYTNDLNSKVMNKLFSDSNIKFTPLFNVTPHIFVGKNHPLLNKKVVTMEDLSPFPFISFDQGEKNSLNFSEEILNFSSTNKSITVNDRATLSNLLTGSNGYTVGTGVLVSNFNGDKIQSIPIESDQIVTIGWIAHKNIRLSEIATKYIEILNYDIATKYLEFNYCLL